A genomic window from Microscilla marina ATCC 23134 includes:
- a CDS encoding TROVE domain-containing protein, protein MKFNTKAKGSNQITNYEGAPAYKISATLELYTAVVTTSLSKTFYEGDGLKRIARLRELIKKNDPLFVAQLAVYAREKMYLRSVPLVLVVELAKVHNGDDLISRLVSRVVKRADEIAELLAYYQAANQRQGTKKLNRLSKQLQRGLALAFNKFDEYQFAKYNRPNEVKLRDALFLVHPKAKDDAQQSLFDKIVNDGLEIPYTWETQLSELGQQKFANDSEKASAFRAKWQELIDSQRLGYMALMRNLRNMLEAGISTEHLAKVATRLSDPAQVARAKQLPFRFLSAYRELKSVKSPRVSKVLEALEAAILASTQNLKGFDENTDVLIACDTSGSMCGPISPRSSVQMYDIGLVLGMLLQSNCQSVMSGIFGDRWKIINLPRKQVLANADALRNRMGEVGYSTNGYLVIKDLIKRKQKVDKVMIFTDCQLWNSHYSGESIAKYWAQYKKIAPNAKLYLFDLAGYGQSPLEIKKDDVALIAGWSDKVFEILEALENGQSAVSEIKNTVI, encoded by the coding sequence ATGAAGTTTAACACAAAAGCAAAAGGCTCAAACCAAATCACCAATTATGAGGGGGCACCAGCCTACAAAATTTCGGCTACCCTCGAACTCTACACTGCCGTAGTAACCACTTCGTTGAGTAAGACTTTTTACGAAGGGGATGGTTTGAAGCGAATAGCGCGCTTACGTGAGTTGATCAAAAAAAACGATCCGTTGTTTGTAGCTCAACTTGCTGTGTATGCCAGAGAAAAAATGTACTTGCGGTCGGTACCGCTAGTGCTTGTTGTAGAACTAGCCAAGGTACACAACGGTGATGACTTGATAAGCCGTCTGGTGAGCCGGGTAGTGAAACGTGCCGACGAAATTGCCGAGTTGCTTGCTTACTACCAAGCCGCAAATCAACGCCAAGGCACTAAAAAATTGAACCGATTGTCTAAACAGTTGCAGCGTGGTTTGGCACTGGCTTTCAACAAGTTCGATGAATACCAATTTGCCAAATACAACCGACCCAACGAGGTAAAACTGCGCGATGCTTTGTTTTTGGTGCACCCAAAAGCAAAAGACGATGCCCAACAAAGCTTGTTTGACAAGATTGTAAACGATGGGTTGGAGATTCCCTACACTTGGGAAACCCAACTGTCGGAACTAGGGCAACAAAAATTTGCCAACGACAGCGAAAAAGCTTCGGCTTTTCGTGCCAAATGGCAAGAATTGATTGACAGCCAACGATTGGGGTATATGGCACTGATGCGAAATCTACGCAATATGCTGGAGGCAGGCATCAGCACCGAACACCTAGCCAAGGTGGCAACCCGATTGAGCGACCCAGCCCAAGTGGCACGCGCTAAGCAACTGCCATTCAGGTTTTTATCGGCATACCGCGAACTCAAAAGCGTAAAGTCGCCTAGAGTGAGCAAGGTGCTAGAAGCACTGGAAGCGGCTATTTTGGCAAGTACTCAAAACCTAAAAGGGTTTGACGAAAACACAGATGTGTTGATTGCCTGCGATACTTCGGGCTCGATGTGTGGACCGATTTCTCCACGAAGCTCGGTGCAAATGTATGACATAGGGCTAGTGTTGGGCATGTTGCTACAGTCAAATTGTCAATCGGTGATGTCAGGTATTTTTGGCGATCGCTGGAAAATCATCAACCTACCGCGTAAGCAGGTATTGGCAAATGCCGATGCCCTACGCAACCGAATGGGTGAGGTGGGTTACTCTACGAATGGCTACCTGGTGATCAAGGATTTGATCAAGCGTAAGCAAAAAGTAGACAAGGTGATGATTTTTACAGATTGTCAATTGTGGAACAGTCACTACTCGGGCGAGTCTATTGCCAAATACTGGGCTCAGTACAAAAAAATAGCGCCTAACGCCAAATTGTACTTGTTTGATTTGGCAGGGTATGGACAGTCTCCGCTAGAAATCAAAAAGGATGATGTAGCATTGATTGCGGGTTGGTCAGACAAGGTTTTTGAAATATTAGAAGCCCTGGAAAATGGTCAATCAGCGGTAAGCGAAATTAAAAATACGGTAATCTAA
- a CDS encoding RNA ligase 1 family protein translates to MRKIKTIFDRNWETNRKVNAQLAVDFDFENATATEKLDGMNIRLTVRNHTVVRVEKRRNPNKVQKQQGISEPWYIDADEFGSADQWIFDAVRNTDFTTVPDGEWSAEALGKNIQGNPLNLSNNQVFIFSLPKWREKITLANVPTTFEALKAWLPQQKSRLGNNTGIEGIVWHHPNGEMVKIKVKDFE, encoded by the coding sequence ATGAGAAAAATCAAAACTATTTTTGACCGAAACTGGGAGACTAACCGAAAGGTAAACGCCCAACTAGCAGTGGATTTTGACTTTGAAAATGCCACGGCTACCGAAAAGCTGGATGGAATGAACATCCGACTGACGGTAAGAAACCATACTGTAGTAAGGGTAGAAAAACGGCGAAATCCTAACAAGGTACAAAAGCAACAGGGCATTAGCGAGCCCTGGTATATAGACGCTGACGAGTTTGGCAGTGCCGATCAATGGATTTTTGACGCGGTGCGCAATACAGACTTTACAACAGTGCCCGACGGCGAGTGGTCGGCAGAGGCATTAGGCAAAAATATTCAAGGCAATCCGCTCAATTTGAGCAACAACCAAGTGTTTATTTTCTCATTGCCCAAGTGGCGAGAGAAAATCACACTGGCAAATGTGCCTACTACTTTTGAAGCACTAAAAGCTTGGTTGCCTCAGCAAAAAAGCAGGTTAGGCAACAATACAGGCATAGAAGGTATTGTGTGGCATCATCCCAATGGAGAGATGGTAAAAATCAAGGTAAAAGACTTTGAATGA
- a CDS encoding vWA domain-containing protein, translating into MDKQTINQLIKQVVQDQMPLSETSHNTLLEHNRMLYASLLNLPSLSVEDSMQIIQRLLAVTEQDGKPVSLDAKRTEDRLMSEVLPFLEVTKVLEGFGKLVTLKVNNQRTATWIKTYILGSPHLEQWAVSHRALIAKLLTHALGKQATQTCVHFMLLSKTKRNDRQNAYLDKYIYHCAGNNTPALVKDVYLFLFGKLSETSHKQLNAYLQSRKKLENGKGLPYKVLRGLAATFHPKTEASQVRRLAGKNKVKREYIVGGELVGANSTNLVDRIRKQYIEGMQDEWVAQKILAESSKIPHWDAKVALVLDTSYSMLGFGARMYNNLSIATALTQVLEKRTSELTIVQVGNQQTTDFPQAQGVTTLAEGILEAMEHQPDAVLVVSDGYENVEQGDAEMVLQGLKNLGVETPFVHILPAFTVREAYEHRQALGKDTPLILETGEKGLMPTWLNIQFALRPNRIVDVLQNSMQMFLN; encoded by the coding sequence ATGGACAAGCAAACTATTAATCAACTGATTAAGCAAGTAGTGCAAGACCAGATGCCTTTATCTGAAACCTCGCATAACACCTTGCTAGAGCACAATCGGATGTTGTATGCATCTTTGCTAAACTTACCCAGTTTGAGCGTTGAAGATAGTATGCAAATTATCCAACGACTGTTAGCTGTCACCGAACAAGATGGCAAACCTGTTTCGCTTGATGCCAAGCGCACAGAAGACCGCCTGATGAGCGAAGTATTACCCTTTTTGGAGGTCACCAAGGTATTGGAAGGTTTCGGGAAACTGGTCACGCTTAAGGTAAACAACCAACGCACGGCAACCTGGATCAAAACCTATATTTTGGGCTCACCCCACCTAGAACAATGGGCAGTAAGTCACCGCGCATTGATTGCCAAACTATTGACTCACGCATTGGGTAAGCAAGCAACCCAAACTTGTGTTCACTTTATGTTGTTGAGCAAGACCAAACGCAACGACCGTCAAAACGCGTATCTCGATAAATATATTTACCACTGCGCAGGTAACAATACTCCTGCCTTGGTAAAAGATGTGTACTTGTTTTTGTTTGGCAAATTGAGTGAAACTTCGCACAAACAGCTGAATGCTTACTTGCAGTCTCGCAAAAAACTGGAAAATGGTAAAGGCTTGCCTTACAAAGTATTGAGAGGTTTAGCGGCTACTTTCCACCCTAAAACCGAGGCATCGCAAGTGAGACGATTGGCGGGTAAAAACAAAGTAAAACGAGAGTATATCGTAGGAGGCGAATTGGTGGGGGCAAACTCAACCAATTTGGTAGATCGTATCCGAAAACAATACATAGAGGGTATGCAAGATGAATGGGTTGCCCAGAAAATTCTTGCCGAATCAAGCAAAATACCCCACTGGGATGCTAAAGTAGCACTGGTGTTGGATACGTCTTACTCTATGCTAGGGTTTGGCGCGCGTATGTATAACAACTTATCCATTGCGACAGCCTTGACTCAAGTATTAGAGAAACGAACCTCTGAGTTAACTATAGTACAAGTAGGCAATCAACAAACGACTGATTTCCCACAGGCACAGGGAGTTACCACCCTTGCCGAGGGCATTTTAGAAGCCATGGAGCATCAGCCCGATGCAGTATTGGTAGTAAGCGATGGTTATGAAAATGTGGAGCAAGGCGATGCTGAAATGGTATTGCAAGGCTTGAAAAATTTAGGGGTAGAAACTCCTTTTGTACACATTTTACCTGCTTTTACAGTACGTGAGGCTTACGAGCACCGTCAGGCGTTGGGCAAAGATACGCCATTGATATTAGAAACCGGAGAAAAAGGTTTAATGCCTACTTGGTTGAATATACAGTTTGCATTGCGACCCAATCGTATCGTGGATGTATTGCAAAATTCGATGCAGATGTTTTTGAATTAA
- a CDS encoding ARPP-1 family domain-containing protein: MKMNLWKNLTDQHPTQAKENQLGRLLKDRKVGQPLRYGHLGMIPLFGSECTKAQYALPETALSLTKVTNYGQMILKNSGNRPAIVPLNLGYFQLGAQNHAMCTSWVLNAGEEREFKDACCIQESQGGYIKESDDRFIVLPHSLRKAALALKGKEEYGKLWQSITTFNTQLGLKARGHLDEMKQAFQPELLQTVYHLEPQPEQTGAIFLLNDEIVGIELAPDAAFWAELHTPLVMYCYAPLRLAEAYAQRSATKGEALNVQGLTSFKMLKERYEALQHKRVKTAETMLNDLGEVTYSSTKEQENKEHRLFTVRAGAFAGQMVMHGNQMAYASLFNEKVAVV, encoded by the coding sequence ATGAAAATGAATTTGTGGAAAAACTTGACTGACCAACATCCCACGCAAGCGAAGGAAAACCAGTTGGGACGTTTACTAAAAGACCGAAAAGTAGGGCAACCATTGCGCTATGGTCATTTAGGAATGATTCCGCTGTTTGGCAGTGAATGCACCAAGGCACAATATGCCTTGCCCGAAACCGCTTTGTCGCTGACCAAGGTGACTAACTATGGGCAAATGATTTTGAAAAACTCAGGCAATCGCCCCGCCATTGTGCCCCTTAATTTGGGGTATTTTCAGTTGGGTGCACAAAACCACGCCATGTGTACCTCTTGGGTGCTAAACGCGGGCGAAGAAAGAGAGTTTAAGGATGCATGTTGTATCCAAGAATCTCAGGGTGGTTATATCAAAGAGTCGGACGACCGATTTATTGTATTGCCGCATAGTTTGCGTAAAGCCGCTTTAGCGCTGAAAGGCAAAGAAGAATACGGCAAGTTGTGGCAGTCTATTACTACCTTTAATACCCAGCTGGGCTTGAAGGCACGTGGACACTTGGATGAAATGAAACAGGCTTTTCAGCCCGAATTGTTACAAACGGTGTATCACTTAGAGCCACAACCTGAGCAAACGGGGGCTATCTTTTTGCTCAACGATGAGATTGTGGGGATAGAGTTGGCACCTGATGCGGCATTTTGGGCAGAACTACACACCCCGTTGGTGATGTATTGTTATGCACCTTTGCGCCTTGCCGAAGCCTACGCTCAGCGATCTGCTACCAAAGGAGAAGCGTTGAATGTACAGGGTTTGACTTCTTTTAAGATGCTGAAAGAACGCTACGAGGCTTTGCAACACAAACGGGTAAAAACTGCCGAAACCATGTTGAACGACTTGGGCGAGGTAACCTACAGTTCTACCAAAGAGCAGGAAAACAAGGAACACCGCTTGT
- a CDS encoding HNH endonuclease encodes MGQKKKQIRRRFRDEVFERDGHTCVFCDMTESLDAHHITDRSEMPHGGYVKENGITLCSHHHLLAEQYHISNGTTWEAGMHPNDLYQMIGTTKEVAVRQSEKLNQFT; translated from the coding sequence ATGGGGCAAAAAAAGAAACAAATACGGCGTCGTTTCAGAGACGAAGTATTCGAACGGGATGGGCACACTTGTGTTTTTTGTGACATGACCGAAAGCCTCGATGCACACCACATTACCGACCGTAGCGAAATGCCTCACGGCGGGTATGTCAAAGAAAATGGCATTACGCTATGCTCGCATCATCATTTGCTTGCTGAGCAATACCATATTTCTAATGGAACAACATGGGAAGCAGGAATGCACCCGAACGATTTGTACCAAATGATTGGAACAACTAAAGAAGTGGCTGTGAGACAGTCCGAAAAACTTAACCAATTTACCTAG